The window TCGTCATCGGCGTCAACGCCTGGAGCACCTTCGGTCGGGGCGAGGCGCTGGGCATCAAGGTGACGCTGTGGGTGTTCGCCGGGGTGCTGGTGTTCGGCATGTGGTTCATGCGCCACTCGTTCATCGGGAACAACCTCTATGCCATCGGCGGCAACCCCTCGGCCTGCCGGAATGTGGGCATGAAGGTGGACCGCATCCGCATGTGGTCGTACGTGGCGATGGCCATCCTGTCGGGCATCGCCGGCATCGCCTTGATGTCACGGGGTGGGACCGCCCAACCGGCCGCCTTCGAGGGGGCCGAATTGGAGATCATCACCGCGGTGTTCCTCGGGGGTGTGGCCCTCACCGGAGGCCGAGGCAGCCTGCTGGGCACGTTCCTGGGCCTGATCATCATCGGTGTCATCACCAACAGCTTCGTTCTCACCAACGTGCCGATCTACTGGCAGATGGTCGTCCGGGGCATCATCCTGATCCTGGCCGTCTCCATCGACAGCATCCGAAGAGGCGGCGGCTACCGGTGAGGTAGGGGTCGGCACCCACCGGCCCCGTACTCAGTTCGTCGTTCCGGCGGAGAGCCTGCCCCGGACCCGATCCGGGGCCGGACTCCAGAGCAATGGCCAGGGGACCCCAGCCTCTCACTTGGCGGTCCGGGCGGTTGCGGTCCAGCAGATGGGACTCGAGATGGATGAGTATTGGTTGTTGCAGGCTTTATGGGAATATCTCGACAAATACCGCAAACGTCGATAATCCCGACAATAGCCAATCGTCGGGGTGTGGACTCCGTTTCGATGTGACCGAGGGATACCCGTACTTCCTGCAGGAGTTCGGGAAGCAGTCCTGGGACATCGCCGCCGGTCCTGCCACGATCACGAGGGGCGATGTGGAGGCTGCTGTTCCCGTAGCCAAGGAGGAACTCGACACCGGCTTCTTCCGGGTTCGCCTCGACCGGAGCACTCCCGGCGAGCGGGCCTACCTCTCGGCGATGGCCTCCCTCGGCGCCGGGCCCTATAGATCCGCCGACGTGGCCGCCGTGATGGGACGCACGACGCCGGGCGCCGGATCGCTGCGTGATGCCCTGATCAAGCGCGGCCTCTGCCACGCGCCTCGCCGCGGCGTCATCGCGTTCACAGTGCCCATGTTCGATGACTTCGTCCGTCGCCGGCTGACGCACCGGCCATCCCTGGAGGCGCGGCTCGAGGCGGAGCGTCGGCGCCAACGCGCGGGAGGGATCGACGACACTGCGGAGCGATTCGGGCGACTGCCTGCGCTCGACGAGCGGGAGCCTGACGGCATCATCGGCTACGACGATCACGGGCTGCCGTCGTGAACGTCGTCGACACCTCGGTGATCGTCGCTGCGCTCTTCGGCGGAGACGACTTCTCCCGAACCGACGCGCTCGTGGGCTGACCGGGCCGCGCGCCCCGGCCACTCACTCGGCGGACAACCCCTCTGGCTGACTGTGATCAACCCGATAGCCATTTGCACCTAGGATCCATTGGGGATCGTGACCGCGCATTTTGCTGTTGAGAAGGCGGCGCCGGTCTCGGCGTTCGCTTCGGCCGCGTTGTCTCTGTCGTTCAGGGTTCCCGAGTTGGCGGCCACGATGTGGGTGGTCCCGGTCTTCGTCGCGACGGTGGCGGGCTCCCACTGTGCGGAGAGGCCGGCGATGTCACCGTAGGTGATCGCGAGCCGGGCGCACTCGTCGGTACCCGCTGCGTTGACGGCGTTCTGCTTGTCGATGATCGCATCCATCGCCGCCGTCCCCGAGCCGGCGTTGGCGGTGTTCAGTGACGTGACCTCGGCGGCGGTGTCGACGGCCTGCGCCTCGGCGAGTGTCGGCAGCAGCGCCCTCTTCTCGCGGGTGATGCGTTCGGCGGCGACCTGGGCGGCTGTGCCCCGGGCGCTGCTGCCGCTGATCTGTTCGGCGGTGTCGTCGACGACGTTCTGGACGAGCACCACGGCGAGCGCGGCGAGGCCGGCCACGGCGGCGACGATTAGCAGCCATTCGAGCGTGGTCAGGCCGCGCTCGTCGGCCCGACCCCGGCGGAGCCGCCCGACTGCCTGCGTCGCGCGGCGCAGCGTTCCGTACGCAGGGTCGGCGGTCGTTGTGGTCTTCTGCGTTGCCTGCATGGAGTGCTCCTTGTGCGGTGCTCGTGGTGTTTGCGTAGGCGACTCTCGGGTCTCCCCGATGGCTGACGGTGCCTCCGAGGTTGCCCGCTCAGGAGCGGGTGTGAACGACCGGATTGCTGCGGGACAGCAGCGGCCGTGAGACCGCAATTCAGCCGCCCATCCCGGCGATGCCGCCGCCGGTGAGCGCCGTGAACGGCGGGTAGATGAGGATTCCGGCCAGAGCGATCGCCACGCCCGTGGCGGGCAGAACGATGATCTGGGCGCGGCGGGCCGCCTTCTCGCGTTCGCGGCTCGTCTCCTCGTCCCACAGAGCGTCGGCGGCCACCAGGATGGCTTCCGAGAGGCGCGTGCCACGACTGACCGCTAGGCCGAGGGAAGAGACGATCGGCACGAGGTTCGTGATTCCGTACCGGTCGACGAGATCGACGAGACCCTCCCAGGGCGGGCGCCGCTCTTGCTGGGCCGCTAGCAGGAACCGGTGCAGCAACCGCCACCCTGGCCGGCGCCCGGCACGGGACGCGACGAGCATGGCCGCCGCCGGATCGGCGCCAGCGGAGACCTGCTGGGCCACGAGGATCGCCCAGTATCGAACGATCCTGTCCATCTCGTCGCGGAGCTTCCTGGCGGTGTCTCGCACGCCCAGCAGCGGGAGGAGCCGGCCCACGAGTGCGCACCCGCCTGTGAGTAGCGCGAAGCTCGCCGGCCCGCGGCCGGTCAACGACGCGATCACCACACCCGCGGCGAGTCCGCCGAATAGGCCCAGGATGCGCTGGCGAGCGTAGGTGACCGGGGTGAGGCCGACGAGGCGCAGGTTCGGCAACTCGCCGGCGGGGCGGGCGATCAGCGACATCAACGGCGGCACGGGCGCCTCGACGGCGGTGTGGCCGGCTGTCGGCGAGGCGGGGTCCACAGCAGGAGCCGGCTCGGGTCCTGTCTCGGCCGCTGCGGCGCCCGGGCGCGGTCGGCGCAGGCCGAGCACCACGAGCGCAACGCCGACGAGCGCCGCGGCGGCGACGATGAAGGCACCGGGGTTCACAGCGGGTCCTTCATGGTCTCCCGGCGGGTGGGCGGCGCCAACACCGAGCGCTTCTCGCGGACCACCGAGTGGTGCACCAGGAATGTCGTCGCGATGAGCAGCAGCCCGGAGATGCCCACGAGCACGAGTTGACCGGCCCCGGCGCGGTAGGGCTCGAAGTAGGCGGGGTTGTTGCGGTACATGAGGATGACGACGCCGGCTGCGAGGGACAGCAGGGTGATCGTCTGGGTCCAGAGTTGCACCACGGCCTCCGTCCTGCGGTTGTGCAGTTCGACGATGTCGCTGATGCGGGCGTTCAGATCCAGCAGGGGTGAGGCCACCGAACCCCCGGTTGTGGCAGCCATGCGCAGCCCGGCGGCCACTTCGGGCTCCCAGACGTGGCCGGCGGCACCCAACTCCTCGAGCGCCGCGTCAATGCCGTCGACCCTTGACCTCGCCGCGACGACTTCGAGCGTGGGGC of the bacterium genome contains:
- a CDS encoding ABC transporter permease; this encodes MAGGLSSRILDWGMSGLLVSPEDRRHPWWPFRRLNDWTIPGLLVALAGLCIYSWQRSPYFFTVNNFVNIGEALSIRGLMAVGLTVLLISGGLDLSIAAVAAFTGMFAAMMINAGVNGAVSGLVALACAATMGLINAFIIVRLRVNPIIATLGTLLLFRGLAFVVSEGDNIVIGVNAWSTFGRGEALGIKVTLWVFAGVLVFGMWFMRHSFIGNNLYAIGGNPSACRNVGMKVDRIRMWSYVAMAILSGIAGIALMSRGGTAQPAAFEGAELEIITAVFLGGVALTGGRGSLLGTFLGLIIIGVITNSFVLTNVPIYWQMVVRGIILILAVSIDSIRRGGGYR